AAAGATGTACAAAAAGGGGAATACAGCAAGGGTTCAACTTCTAATGCAATGGAATGGAAATGAAGCTGTTGATGCGACTTGGGAAGACTTTGACGAGTTCCAGAAACGATTTCCAGATTCTACAGTGTaaccttgaggacaaggttGTTCTGAAAGGGAAGGCATTGTTATGATCTTGTGATTACTTCGATCACAAGTATCAGGAAATGGGACTAAATATAATAAGTGAGTTAGGTTGAAGGGTTATTTTGCTATTTGTAATTCTGTAGGGAAAGTTTGTTCACAATTTCTGTTTTATATTGCCTTGTGGCAGGTTTCACATGTGTATTTGGCTACTTATAAAGCCATATATTCTCTCACTTGTTAGAAAAATATGATACAATTTTACCAAATTTGCTTTTGTTgttcctctcatcttcctccaCCGCCATATCTGATCTTGCAAGCAGGTTAAGGTCTGAGCCTCGCCGGATGTTATCAACTTCCTTGCTTTCATtgattatttttgtgtttatgcatgttggtttttttattttatgtattgttttattaattttggttATGTGGATGGATGAATTAAGGAGATATAATGAGAGTGATGCTTGTATTGTGGACAAGATCAAGGAGGTCACTGCATACAAATTCAAGAACACTACCAACTCTGCCTTAGCAAAATATTCTGTTGATAATGGCTTTTTATGCTATAAGAATTGGATAGTAATTAGCCCAAATTCCCTGTGGAGAACCAAACTTATGGAGGAACACCATTGCACTCCAATAGCAAGTCACCAAGGTGTGACTAAAACTTATCAGAGGATCAAAAGGGAATTTTATTGGCAAGGGATGAAAAGGGATATAAGGAAGTTTGTGGCTGAGTGTGCCATATGCCAACAAAATAAGTTTGAGACCATTACACCACCTGGATTGCTACAACTCTTACCTTTACCACAAAGGGTTTGGTTTGGTATTAGTATGGATTTTATAGTGGGAATACCTAATTGCAAGGGCAAATCAATTATCATGATCATTTTGGACAGGCTCTCCAACTATAGCCACTTTATTACACTTGCTCATCCCTACAATGCATCTACAGTTGCTCAACTATTCATAGAACATGTTTTCTGATTGCATGGTATGCCTACTTCCATTATGAGTGATAGGGATCTAGTGTTTATAAGTGGATTTTGGAAAGAGTTCTTCAAACTCCAAGGTTCTAAGCTTTGTATGAGTTCAGGTTATCATCCCCAAACTAATGGATAGACTGAGCTGATGAATCGATGTTTGGAGACATATCTCAGGTGTTTTGTTGTAGGGCAACCCAAGAAGTGGGTTCAGTGGTTGCCATGGGCAGAGTGGTGTTTTAACACTGCTTACCACACCTCTTCGAGGTACACCCCTTTTGAATTGGTATATGGTTATCCCCCACCTCACATTGCTCCACATGAGATTGGTTCTACCAAAGTGGCTTCTGTGGAACAGAGTATGATTGAAAAAGATGGCTTACTAGCTGTGTTGAAAAGTAACCTGCAACTAGCTCAAAATCGAATGAAAGTGCAGGCGGACAAAAAGAGGACCGAGAGACAATTTGATGTTGGAGATATGATTTACTTGAAGTTGGTGCCCTATCAGTTGCAATCTTTGGTGAACCATAGCTATCAAAAGCTGCAACCACAATTTTATGGTCCTTATGCAATCCTTGAGAAGATTGGTGCAGTGGCATACAAATTGTAGCTACCTGAAGGGTCAAAAATTCATCCGGTGTTTCATGTTAGCTATCTTAAAAAACAGCTCGGAGATAATGTGATTCCACATATTGAACTACCTATGGTGACTAAGGATGGCCTGGCTCAGGAAAAACCTGCAGCAATTATGTCTAGAAAGATGTACAAAAAGGGGAATACAGCAGGGGTTCAACTTCTAGTGCAATGGAATGGAAATGAAGTTGTTGATGCGACTTGGGAAGACTTTGACGAGTTCCAAAAATGATTTCCAAATTTTACAGTGTaaccttgaggacaaggttGTTCTGAAGGGGAAGGCATTGTTATGATCTTGTGATTACTTCGATCATAAGTATCAGGAAATGAGACTAAATGTAATAAGTGAGTTAGGTTGAAGGGTTATTTTGCTATTTGTAATTCTGTAGGGAAAGTTTGTTCACAATTTCTGTTTTGTATTGCCTTGTGGTAGGTTTCACATGTGTATTTGGCTACCTATAAAGCCATATATTCTCTCACTTCGAAGggttagaaaaatataatacaattttACCAAATTTGCTTCTGTTgttcctctcatcttcctccaCCGCCATATCTGATCTTGCAAGCAGGTTAAGGTTTGAGCCTCGCCAAATTTGGAAGTTATCAACTTCCTTACTTTCACtgattatttttgtgtttatgcatgttggtttttttattttatgtattgttttattaattttggtCATGTGATTTGTGATTTTTGTTCTTCGTTTTACTTGGATTTTGAGGTTTCCTTTCTATTGTTTTTAGGTTTCTTTCCCTTTGCTAAAATTAGAATTGGCtaaattttgttgatttctTTTTGTCTTTGTAGGAAATTTTAGCGTTGTTTTTCTGGCTGTTATATGATGGGTGACAGATTGTGCTTTTCCAATTTTTTGGTTTTGCAGCATTTAACAAATAGGTAACTAGCTTTGAGATATAAGGAGAGAAACTAAGGCATACGAAGCATCTAGAAACGGAGGTGTCGTGGCTTGAAACCCAGAAACAGAAGCAATTGTGGTCGCATCACCCTTGAGACTGTGGGTGCCATCTGTGTGCACGCATCAAAGGGTTTATAAACAACCAAAGGAATATCGAAAACGGGTATCCGTCTGAGGTAGTGGTCAATACTTCCCAATATTACTCTTCTTTGCTATTTTGGGTTGACATTATCAATATGATTtgcttttaaatgttttttttttgtttgctatGAATTTAGTTTCGAATTTTGTGTGTTGCATAGATATGTTGGAAAATATGTGCATTTGTAGATGTTGGGGAATCACAAGTGTTCTAGGTACTGAATTTTGTCAACTGTCTTTTAATTCGAATTCATGCGAGGATATTCATGCTTTGTAGAATTAATAAGTAGTAAAAGTGATTGATAAGCATTGAACCCAGCAAAAAACTTTGCTTTTGAACAAAATTGTGATAGCCCATAAAAATACCTATTCGGAATAAATAGCTGTTTCATTAGGATATTTATACCTTCTTTGTTGTGTCATGCTATATTAAGTGTATTTCGTCAAAAATATGTTTTAATAAACTTTGATTCCTAAAAACTTTTGTATTAAAATAACATGATTATGTATGAGGGATCCTATGGTTGAGTTTGTGAATATTTACAATGATGCTTTGTCATCCATTTTATGTGTATAAAAGTGCGACCTCCTCAGTCAAATCCAAACATATTAAAAATGAAAGAACAAAGATGCATTCATACAACCATCTAATTCTACCGTTGTAGCATAAACTTGCACATATTATATAGTTTGAACAGTGATAATGAtggaattattaatattttttaatggtATAGGAATTTGTAGTCAGCATATCATTTTCTGCAAGACTGAAGATTAGTTTGTGGGCATGAAGCCTTTCACGCCTATTAATTCTTTAGTTTAATGACCGTTTGCATccttaaaactattttttatgtttggttgtCTTTTTCAGCAAATAATTAAATTCATATAAATTCTGTTACCTTCCGCCTTATCAGTTTTGTTATGTTTGGTTCAGCTTCAATATAAAATGTGTTTGGCTGAGAGACTGTTGGTTAAACAGAAAAAatttcatgggttttatgaGGTGTTTAAATTTTACGTCCGCAACATCGCATCGGCACCATTGCTAGTTATCTATTCTAAAGTTGAGGAGGAATTAACTACAGTCAAATCTTTGCCACTcgattttgctttatttacatCATTGCCATCAAATCTGAGACTGAGTTGGAGGGTAAATATTAAAAGTtaggagggtaattttgtctctGAACAGATTGGGTGGATTTTGAgttatttacaaaattaccACCGCCTCTTCGCTGCCCCTGCCGTTCAAATTGGAAATTTCAATTTGTTTACGAAATTGCCACTGCTTTGCACAGTGGAAGGGCGCCCACGCGTCAACCAAATGAAATTCCGTCGGTTTCCAtcaccttttcttttcctcccCCGACTCTCTCTGTGTAACCGTCCATCAAATCCTCCCATCCCTCCCTTTTCTCAGCAGTACACTTTCCGAATTTTTTTGCTATGATTCCGGCAAAGGCAGTGTGGAAGCGGCAGTGCATCAGGTAACTTCTATACGGTTTTCCCAAAATTAGTTCGTTTCTAATTCCGATCTGTGTTCTTCAATCATGTTGTGTTTGTCTGTTTTTAATTGTTGGTGCAGGTTCTTGACTATTTTCAGGGTATATGGCTGTGAAGAAGCCCGACTCTGCTGTGAAGAGAGCTCGGCAGGCCGAAAAGAGGAGGATTTACAACAAATCCCGGAAATCCGAAATCAAAACCCGGATGAAGAAGGTACTTCTCTTTTCGGCAAGTTAAGTTGATTTTAACTGAGGGTTTTGCTTCTTTTGGCTTGCATTGTATATAAAATAAGTTTATTCTGATTGTTTTCGGGTTGAAGAAAGAAGTTGTCTTgtattgtttgggctttgtttctTCTGTGTTTCTATAATTTACCAAAATGTTAGGCACTGTTTGTTAGCAAACTCTATGAGTTGGACTGCTCCCTAAACAGATAGTGAACCAgcttaatttttcattaaaatcacAAGCTTTGAGATCTGAGTCTGCCATATTAGTATCATTCATTAGTTTTTAATcccattaattatattttgaacaTGTTTATTTTTCATACAACAATATTTATAAACATGTGAATTCTTTTACatcttaaaaaataagaaactgATCGGGTTTCTGATTTTTCAAGCCTGGTCTATTCTGCATCAGGTACACTTCTGGGCATCATTACGGGCGTCAATTTCTTTAGAACTCATGGATAAGTTGTTTCACGATATCAGTTGATGGACTCGGTAAGTGAATTCAATTATAGTTTTCTTAGCCGAGTTGATATCTTATCCACTGCACTGTCCACCTTCTTTTCTTTTAGAGAAGATTTGTTTTCTAttgaattaataataaaaataactgAGGAAGGaaattcagaagaaaaaaaaaaccagcttTTCTTGGATATGTTTGTGGAGATTTTCTTTAGAATTTACTCTTTTTGGTATGTTGTGATTACACACAAATACAGATTATATGTCAATATTATGGGGTTATAACACATCGGTTTTGGAAAGCATCATTTTGCATTGTGAATTCTGAATTCTGTGTTTAATTTGGCTTTTgtgttttgaatttgaatttgtagTCTGATTATGATATCAATGCAGACTGTCTACTATCCTAGACTATGCCTTCAATCAATTGAGAAAAGTCAGTTCATTTGCAGACTCCCAGATTATGAGTTTACTTTAACAGTCTGGAAATATGCAACcaagttttctttttcaactTATGCTCCGTTTACTATTCTTCTGCAGCTTATTTTTTCACAGATTCAGTCTTCAGTAGATGGCTGAGGAATTTCTACATGAAGCAATGTATCAAATTATCATTGATCATAGGGTATGGCATTGTAAGATCATCTTCTGTTCactttgatcaaatttttatcgaccgttttagtttttttattttttatttttataattatgatttatttcttattttgccTCAAGTTTAGTTGACTTAAGCTTTGTTTATTATCTCTGCAGTATGAAGAAGGCCTTAATAATGTAATGAGAGAGTCCAATATCAACTGGACGGTAAATGATCcattctttttgcttttttttgtttaatgcaATGTCCATACTTAGAGTAATTTTTaccatatttttaaattaaaatccaCCAATTTGGTTGTGGTTTGTTCCATGATaattgtgtaaagatgaccgtGTTGTACTTTACATAGTTTGGGAATTAGACTAAGCAATTTGATCAATCTGTGTAAATATATTTTAGCTTTTCTTACGTTTTAACTGTTAAGATAGAAAATTAATGGATCATTTACATAAAACTCACAAATAATGAGTGTGTTATTGCATATGCACATACTGCTCCTAAATACTAATCAATCAGTataatttgtttttggaaaaCTAAGTTTAATTCTGGATGGGAGGTAGGTAGGGATTAATTTGAGAATCATTACCCTATGAGGATATTCATAGTTAATGGTGaaagttattttatttttttaaattatctcATGCATTAATCTGTTGAGGGAGATGATAGTTTTCTTAAAATAGCACCAGAGGGGAAAATGGATATTGAATTTTTGGGTGGTTGTTTCTGCATTTGCATCTTTCTGATTTTTCCTTTGCTGTGTGCTAACTCTGTTATTGAAGTAACGTTTACAATTACCTTGGGCAGTTCTATACTAAACTGGAGGAAAAGATACATGCAAAGTAGatggagaagaataatttgCAAGCCAAGTATGAGGTGGTATTCAATCAATGGTGGTCAACTGAAGCCTGTGTGTGTAAGCACGTTCTTATTATGAATGTTGTCTGTTCCTTTACAGGAAACTCTGGAAGCTGAGATTAGGATGTTCAGGAAGAAACTGACTTTTAAAACAGCTCCAATGCCAATCTTCTATCAGGAGCCTCCACCTCCTAAAGCAGACTTGAAGAaggtatattttttttctttcaaaatcacAAATGGCATGATGTATATTATTTTGTTCATGTGCAATTTCCAGTTCTCTGGTGAATCTAGTTTCATGCTTTAGTTTGGAAAACTcttaatttttgtcatatatAGAAAAGTGGTGGGGCGTGCAAACTTATAAATGGTGTTTagtttagtttataaatttgtaAGCATGTGCTCTCTAACCTTGAGCATTTCTCCATCATGACAACAAAAGGCCATGATCCTGTTGGACGCATACTGGTTGCATGTTTTCTTATATCAGTTGTCGTGTAGGATGCCTTTGGTAGATGTTCCCCTTATATTTCTTAGTTTAGTAGGATGTGCAACTGTTAACAATTGTTTACTTGGTAAAGTACTGGTCCTAAGTTATTTTCCCATTCCTCAGTATTGTACGGGTAATTT
This window of the Malus domestica chromosome 03, GDT2T_hap1 genome carries:
- the LOC103441143 gene encoding uncharacterized protein isoform X3, which gives rise to MIPAKAVWKRQCIRFLTIFRVYGCEEARLCCEESSAGRKEEDLQQIPEIRNQNPDEEGTLLGIITGVNFFRTHG
- the LOC103441143 gene encoding uncharacterized protein isoform X2, with protein sequence MDSTVYYPRLCLQSIEKSQFICRLPAYFFTDSVFSRWLRNFYMKQCIKLSLIIGYGIYEEGLNNVMRESNINWTFYTKLEEKIHAK